The Quercus robur chromosome 3, dhQueRobu3.1, whole genome shotgun sequence DNA segment attaagaaatttataataACTCTAACATCCCTTtaaatatatttcttaattattttgttgtgttgGGTCATATCGGTTTGTAAATCATATACagtgaaatttgaaatttgtaatCATTAACATCTCTTAATTACATTTTTGTGATTGATTCCGTGTGATACTTAAGTTCCTAAGGCTTTTTATAGTGATTGATGACATCATTAGGATAGGCCATGTGTTTGATTGTTGAGGAATTTACAATTCAAAGCAAAAAACAAGCCAACATCAAGTCTTGTGTATGGCTTGTAttctaaaaaaagtaaatttgtGCTACAGTATTATCACAAATTTTTGTGATGGCAGCACAATTGTAAaaagaagtaatttttttttattcaatcctCTCTCCTCCCACTCTCTCTCACGTCTcaatctctgtctctctctccgtgtggcttttatttatgttttgaaatatattattttaatatattgtattgtaaaataaaaattgaaatgttaagaatattgtaaaattatatagtataattgataaagtaattttttgagatggtaatATAAAATAGGATAAAATTCACTATTGTGGTTGTGGATGCTCTTCCCATTGTTTAAAAGGTAACAAATGTGGTAAACTGTGGTTGGTGTAGCATATAATAATTGAGAAGAGAGAACTTTTATTCAAAGAAACAACGGCAAACACAAGGACATGGTAATTGGATTTTATTGCTCGTTAACCATAATTACAACTGAAAACTTAAAACATTGCAATTACTACCTAGAAGCTAATGTGACATATGATATAGCTCAGTAGTTCCAGAAACAAAAGGGCTGATCTTCCATTGGGattacaaaattacaataacTCACAGGCTGGTCATCGTTATAGCCATCTTCAATTTTTGGAAAGTATGTTTGGGGCAAGAGGATCTTGCTGTGATTATCTTCTTCATCTTGTGAGAAATCAGACTGGTCTGGTTCACAGACATGAGATGAATCCGCGGGCTCTAACAATGAAGAATGGTTCCCATCGGTGTAATGTGGGCTATCAGAGTCAAAGACATCACTTTTGGCTGAACTAGCATCTTCTTGTTTACACACCAATATTGGCACATTGGACACATTTTCAGAAACTGCATTTGAAATTGGTTCTTGGGTTGGTTCTGTATTTGATGACTTTATGGCATCAAGTGGTTccacattttcttttcctttctctctaaTGAGCAATTTGTCCTTCAAGGAGTTTATCTGTTGCACATTAAACAGTGAATCATAATTCCATCTTTAGGATGTAGCTCAGatcaaactaaagaataacacaacggatttttaactttttaaatgagaGATAGTGGAAACAGGGCTCGAAATCAGGATTATCTAATCTGATATCATGATAAATTACCAATAATATTAAAAGCTTAAACGGTcaagaaatgatgaatttaatcattgtTAATTCTGATTAAGAGTTACCTCACTTCTCAAGCCTTCCTTCTCCTTGAGTAGATTGTCATAGTCAATCTTGAGCTTATCATAGCTAGTTTTCAAGGAGTCATAGTCCTTTTCAAGTTGTTTAGTCTTATACCGAGCCCGGCGATTTTGAAACCATATGGCAACTTGCCGAGGCTGCAAACCAAGTTCCTTTGCAAGTTGGATCTTCCTGTCTGGTTCAAGCTTGTTTTCCACCTCGAAATTCTTCTCAAGAAACTGAACTTGATCCACTGCAAGCCGCCTTTTCTTTCCTGGTTGATGAAAGCACCCATCATAATCTTCATCAACATTTTCATCTTTATCTAGCTGTTGGAAAAATGGCCTAGCTGTGGTGTCTCCTCCATTGACATTCTCAAAATTAGCGATTGATTTTGAAGCTGAATAAAAAGGCACCCAAAGTTAGATGGTCATAAAAATTTTCGAattactttgtttttcttctgATATTTGTTACATTATATGTCAAATTCACAGATGGGTATCCCAAAGTATACTAGGTACTTCTCATTTAATGTTTtgccacataaaaaaaaaggaaagaatttGATGCACTATCCCACTTTGTTTCATTTTCGAATGATAAATAAagcaaatgaaattaataacctCAGCATCTACTACTAACACTAAATATGATCTACCAGGACTAGTACCAGAAATATTGTATACAGATCAACCACACCCAGAGCAAATTCTCACGAAATTAATGCAAGATACTAAGAAAGCCTCAACCTTTACTTCTGAATATGTAAGATAAAAATGGCTACTCTTTCAGCAACCAAAATAATCAAACACATATTCGAATTTTACCAAAGAATCcaaatatacacacacagaTTAATGTGAGACACTATGAAAGCTTCAACCTTTACTTCTGAATATGTAAGATAAAAATGGCTACTCTTTCAGCAACCAAAATAATCAAACACATATTCGAATTTTACCAAAGAATCcaaatatacacacacagaTTAATGTGAGACACTATGAAAGCTTCAACCTTTACTTCTCAATATGtaagataaaaaaaaggttACTCTTTCAGCAACCAAAATGATCAAACACATATTAGAATTTCACCAAAGAAaccaaacatacacacacagaTTAATGTGAGACACTATGAAAGCTTTAACCTCTACTTCTCAATATGTAAGATCAAAAAAGGTTACTCTTTCATCAACCAAAACAATCAAACACATATTTGAATTTCACCAAAGAAACCAAATAACAGAGATGAAAGGCAGAATCAAATACAATGAAAAATAGTAAACAATCAAAGACCAACAAATATGAACTCCCAGAATCAAAAGTAACCAATCAACCAAGACAAACCCATTAGTAAATATTCCCAGAGATTGttaaaactcaaacaaaaaataagcaaCAAACACAAAGCAAAGGAGCTGATAATAGCTCAGATGGCCTAAAAGCCAAAGACAAAAACTACACCAAAAGTTGAGAAAATTACCATG contains these protein-coding regions:
- the LOC126718708 gene encoding homeobox-leucine zipper protein ATHB-54-like, giving the protein MAGSKVYGGASNMSVLLQNERLPCSSEVLEPLWIPSSEPSFHASKSIANFENVNGGDTTARPFFQQLDKDENVDEDYDGCFHQPGKKRRLAVDQVQFLEKNFEVENKLEPDRKIQLAKELGLQPRQVAIWFQNRRARYKTKQLEKDYDSLKTSYDKLKIDYDNLLKEKEGLRSEINSLKDKLLIREKGKENVEPLDAIKSSNTEPTQEPISNAVSENVSNVPILVCKQEDASSAKSDVFDSDSPHYTDGNHSSLLEPADSSHVCEPDQSDFSQDEEDNHSKILLPQTYFPKIEDGYNDDQPVSYCNFVIPMEDQPFCFWNY